Within the Pseudobythopirellula maris genome, the region ACGCTCTCAAGACCGCCGCTCGAAGAAGAGCGCACCGCGGCGCTCGGCTACCTCGAAAAGAACGGCCAAGGAAGCGACCTGCCAGCCGCCTTGTCAGACCTGCTATGGGCGCTGCTGAACAACGCCGAAATGGCTTTTGAACCGTGATCGAGATAGCCATGAAAAAGCACTAAAGTGCACAAGAAAAAAGAGAGCCGTTACAGCAAAATTTTCAGCGGCTTTTCGTCCCCTTTTGTGGCCATCACAATTCCTCCCTTTCTCCCGAGCGAACACCATGCCGAGCCAAGCCCGACTTTCGCGACGCGACATGATGCGTCTCAGCGGCCTGGGGCTCGTGGGGGCGAGCTGCACCGGTTGGTTCCCACAGATGGCCGCCGCCGCGGCCGCCGATCCAGGTCGCCGTCGGCAGGCGATTCTGCTCTGGATGTCGGGCGGGCCGAGCCAGATGGACACGTTCGACATGAAGCCGGGGCACGCCAACGGTGGCGAGTTCAAAGAGATCCAGACCAAGGCGCCCGGCCTCAGGTTCTGCGAACACCTGCCGCAATTGGCCGAGCAGGCCGACCGGCTCGCTGTGATTAGGTCGCTCAAAACCAAGGAAGGCGACCACGAGCGCGCCACGCACCTGGCCCGCACCGGCCAGTCGCCCGGCGGCGTGGTGCAGTACCCGTCGATCGCTTGCTCGGTGTCGAAAGAGCTCGAGGCGCCGCGCGTGGCGTTGCCGCAGTACGTGAGCGTCGGGCCGCCGCGGTTCGCGCCGGCGGCCTTCAGCCCCGGGTTCCTCGGGCCGCGGTTCGCCCCGGCGGTGGTCGGCGGCGACGCCCAACCGGCGACCGATGGCGGCGAGGGTTTCGCCGAGCTCAAGCTCGACAACCTCTCGCCCCAGCCCGGCGTCGACCCCGAGCGTCAGGCCCGGCGGATGGAGCTGTGGAACACGATGCAGCAAGGTTTCCTAGGCCGGTCGGCCGGCGGCGCCGAGCCGCAGCCCGTCC harbors:
- a CDS encoding DUF1501 domain-containing protein → MPSQARLSRRDMMRLSGLGLVGASCTGWFPQMAAAAAADPGRRRQAILLWMSGGPSQMDTFDMKPGHANGGEFKEIQTKAPGLRFCEHLPQLAEQADRLAVIRSLKTKEGDHERATHLARTGQSPGGVVQYPSIACSVSKELEAPRVALPQYVSVGPPRFAPAAFSPGFLGPRFAPAVVGGDAQPATDGGEGFAELKLDNLSPQPGVDPERQARRMELWNTMQQGFLGRSAGGAEPQPVHDAHDSLYRQAIELMRGDARTAFDLSQEPAKVRESYGKGRFGQGCLLARRLIERGVPFVEVALGAEGLGWDTHDDIFNQVKGLCGQLDTGWGALMRELGERGLLETTTILWMGEFGRTPTINSMGGRDHWPNGWSCVMAGGGVAGGQAFGKTSAGGEAIEEDPVAIGDVLATFCQAVGVDPTSENVGVGGRPFPIAEGTPIDRLLA